A portion of the Shewanella sp. SNU WT4 genome contains these proteins:
- the lexA gene encoding transcriptional repressor LexA produces MRPLTPRQAEILELIKRNISETGMPPTRAEIATQLGFRSANAAEEHLKALAKKGCIEIMPGTSRGIRLPPEEVVEIETGLPLIGQVAAGEPILAQQHVESYFQVDATMFHPAADFLLKVRGDSMKNIGILEGDLLAVHKMQEARNGQIVVARVDDDVTVKRFEKKGKIIYLHPENDEYSPIVVDPSYQELTIEGLAVGIIRNGGWL; encoded by the coding sequence ATGAGACCTTTAACACCCCGCCAAGCAGAGATTTTAGAACTGATTAAACGCAATATCAGCGAAACTGGTATGCCGCCAACTCGTGCAGAAATTGCGACTCAGTTAGGGTTTCGCAGTGCCAATGCCGCCGAAGAGCATTTAAAAGCGCTGGCAAAAAAAGGGTGTATTGAAATCATGCCTGGTACTTCTCGCGGTATTCGTCTGCCGCCAGAAGAAGTGGTAGAAATTGAGACTGGTCTGCCACTCATTGGCCAAGTTGCTGCGGGCGAGCCTATTCTTGCCCAGCAACATGTCGAAAGTTATTTTCAGGTTGATGCCACCATGTTCCATCCTGCTGCCGACTTCTTATTAAAAGTTCGCGGCGATAGCATGAAGAACATCGGCATTCTTGAAGGTGATTTGCTAGCCGTGCATAAAATGCAAGAAGCTCGCAATGGCCAAATTGTGGTGGCTCGAGTTGATGATGACGTCACAGTTAAGCGCTTTGAAAAGAAAGGGAAAATAATTTATCTACACCCTGAAAATGATGAATATTCCCCGATAGTTGTTGATCCTAGCTATCAAGAACTGACTATAGAAGGCTTAGCCGTAGGCATTATTCGTAATGGTGGTTGGCTATGA
- the plsB gene encoding glycerol-3-phosphate 1-O-acyltransferase PlsB, whose protein sequence is MAKQDSFVMTVLRWFQRKLVHTIVVPTDPFADLNLDPKKPLIYVMKTESFSDMAALSDVTAKFGLPSPYDELECHGKALPRVVCLNRAKPMIGNRPSSDAFLSEFKTLLQMHRANPDLEIQLVPVSLFWGRTPGKEDDTMKAAVLEREDPNWLRKFFMILFLGRHNFVQFSNAVSLRYMADEHGTDQQIAHKLARVARVHFSRQRKVMTGPSLPSRQNLFHALINSEAVQKAIDEEVQSKKITHAEAKAKAVEYIDEIAADYSDSLVRIAERMLTWLWNKLYKGINIKGAEHVRQLHHDGHEIVYVPCHRSHMDYLLLSYILYFQGMVPPHIAAGINLNFWPAGPLFRRGGAFFIRRSFNGNKLYTAVFREYLDQLFTKGYSVEYFTEGGRSRTGRLLTPKTGMLAMTLNSVLRGIERPITLVPVYLGYDHVMEVATYHKELSGKKKQKESLWQVFGAIRKLGNFGQGYVNFGEPITIQSYLNEHVADWREQMSTNPQAKPSWLTPVVNGLANKVMTHINDAAAVSSVTLTSMVLLASEQNALERSQLCRQLDLYLHLLKEVPYTSYASVVEGNGESLVEQGLELKKLVSEQDALGSIISIEASQLLAMSYYRNNILHLLILPSLIACILTQHEVVDRNKIKQMCHGFYPLLQAELFMDIADLDGYIDSVLDLFIQEGLVIEDQVIEINASKIDQLLLLAAVVDESMQRYAMLFNLLVAKPHIERAALENEGHQLAQHLGHIHGITAPEFYDKKLYGCLSLKLKDLGYLSESAHSAEIIRIRDYANGLLRANIRQTIIQSVAKAH, encoded by the coding sequence ATGGCCAAACAAGACTCTTTCGTAATGACAGTGTTGCGCTGGTTTCAGCGCAAGCTAGTGCACACAATCGTTGTGCCCACAGATCCCTTTGCCGATCTAAATCTTGATCCTAAAAAACCGCTCATTTATGTAATGAAAACTGAATCTTTCAGCGATATGGCCGCCTTGAGCGATGTCACCGCTAAGTTTGGTTTACCTAGCCCTTACGATGAGTTGGAATGCCACGGCAAAGCACTGCCGCGAGTTGTGTGCTTAAATCGCGCTAAACCTATGATTGGCAATCGGCCATCAAGTGATGCCTTCTTAAGTGAATTTAAAACTCTGCTGCAAATGCACAGAGCTAATCCTGATTTGGAAATTCAACTTGTACCTGTGAGTCTGTTTTGGGGACGGACACCAGGTAAAGAAGATGACACTATGAAAGCCGCAGTGTTAGAGCGCGAAGATCCTAATTGGCTGCGCAAATTTTTTATGATCTTATTCTTAGGTCGCCATAATTTTGTGCAATTTTCTAATGCTGTGTCGCTGCGTTATATGGCTGACGAGCATGGCACGGATCAGCAGATCGCCCATAAACTTGCGCGGGTTGCCAGGGTTCACTTTAGCCGTCAGCGCAAAGTGATGACAGGGCCGTCGCTGCCAAGTCGTCAGAATTTATTTCATGCCCTCATTAATTCCGAAGCAGTGCAGAAGGCGATTGATGAGGAAGTTCAATCCAAAAAAATTACTCATGCCGAAGCTAAGGCTAAGGCTGTTGAATATATTGATGAAATCGCGGCAGATTATTCTGATAGCTTGGTAAGAATTGCCGAGCGCATGCTGACATGGCTTTGGAATAAGCTTTACAAGGGCATCAATATTAAGGGCGCGGAACATGTGCGCCAACTGCATCATGATGGCCATGAAATCGTGTATGTGCCGTGTCATCGCAGTCACATGGACTATTTGCTGCTGTCTTACATTTTATATTTCCAAGGTATGGTGCCACCGCATATTGCTGCGGGTATCAATCTTAATTTCTGGCCGGCGGGCCCTTTGTTTAGACGTGGCGGCGCCTTCTTTATTCGTCGCAGTTTTAACGGCAACAAATTATATACCGCAGTATTTCGTGAATATTTAGACCAACTGTTCACTAAAGGCTATTCAGTTGAATACTTTACTGAAGGTGGTCGCTCGCGTACTGGGCGCTTGTTAACCCCTAAAACCGGCATGTTAGCCATGACGTTAAACTCAGTGCTGCGCGGCATTGAACGTCCTATCACTTTAGTGCCTGTGTATTTAGGCTATGACCATGTGATGGAAGTCGCGACCTATCACAAAGAGTTAAGTGGCAAGAAGAAACAAAAAGAGTCGCTATGGCAAGTATTTGGTGCCATCCGTAAATTAGGTAATTTTGGTCAAGGTTATGTGAATTTTGGCGAGCCTATTACCATTCAAAGCTACCTGAATGAGCATGTAGCTGATTGGCGTGAGCAAATGAGCACTAATCCGCAGGCTAAGCCAAGCTGGTTAACCCCTGTGGTCAATGGCTTAGCTAATAAGGTGATGACTCATATTAACGATGCCGCCGCAGTGAGCTCAGTGACTTTAACTAGCATGGTGTTATTGGCGTCTGAGCAAAATGCGCTCGAGCGCAGCCAGCTGTGCCGTCAATTAGACTTGTACTTGCATCTGTTAAAAGAAGTTCCATATACCAGTTATGCCTCAGTGGTTGAAGGCAATGGTGAGTCTCTGGTCGAACAAGGGTTAGAGTTGAAAAAGTTAGTGTCTGAGCAAGATGCTTTAGGCTCGATTATCTCGATTGAAGCCTCGCAGTTGCTGGCCATGTCTTATTACCGTAATAACATCTTACATTTGCTAATTTTGCCATCATTGATTGCTTGTATTTTGACTCAGCATGAAGTGGTCGATCGAAACAAGATTAAGCAGATGTGTCATGGTTTCTATCCGTTATTACAAGCTGAATTGTTTATGGATATTGCTGATCTGGATGGCTATATCGATAGCGTGCTGGATTTATTTATCCAAGAAGGCTTAGTGATAGAAGATCAAGTAATAGAAATTAATGCCAGTAAGATTGATCAGTTGCTCTTGTTAGCCGCCGTGGTAGATGAGTCTATGCAGCGGTATGCCATGTTATTCAATTTATTAGTGGCTAAGCCTCATATTGAGCGCGCTGCGCTTGAAAATGAAGGTCATCAATTAGCGCAGCATTTAGGTCATATCCATGGTATTACTGCGCCTGAGTTTTACGATAAGAAATTGTATGGTTGTTTAAGCTTAAAGTTAAAGGATTTAGGCTATTTGAGTGAATCAGCGCATAGTGCTGAGATTATTCGAATTCGTGATTACGCCAACGGATTGCTGCGGGCCAATATTCGTCAAACCATCATTCAGAGTGTGGCTAAGGCCCACTAA
- a CDS encoding cytochrome c oxidase assembly protein produces MDKPRNNRLIIGLVSGAIAMFAFGFALVPLYDVLCEQLGINGKPRNSAQIYSANTDAPGRLVNVEFIAQVPASLPWEFAPEVKRMQVRTGELVRTHFNAKNLSGQHIVGQAIPSVSPGQGAAYFNKTECFCFNQQPLEGHSSAELGLVFFVDKDLPNSINTLTLAYTLFDITDSASGSPKGVSQ; encoded by the coding sequence ATGGATAAGCCACGCAATAACCGCCTGATCATAGGGTTAGTTTCTGGGGCAATTGCCATGTTTGCTTTCGGCTTTGCCTTAGTGCCCTTGTACGATGTGTTGTGTGAACAATTAGGCATTAACGGCAAACCTCGCAATAGCGCGCAAATATATTCAGCAAACACTGACGCCCCAGGGCGCTTAGTAAATGTTGAATTTATCGCGCAAGTTCCAGCGAGTTTGCCTTGGGAGTTTGCCCCAGAAGTGAAACGCATGCAGGTAAGAACCGGTGAGTTAGTCCGCACTCACTTTAATGCTAAAAATTTATCCGGCCAGCATATCGTCGGCCAAGCCATACCTTCGGTTTCTCCAGGTCAAGGAGCCGCATATTTCAATAAAACCGAATGTTTCTGCTTTAACCAACAACCCCTAGAAGGCCATAGCAGTGCCGAACTTGGCTTGGTTTTCTTCGTGGATAAAGACTTACCTAACTCAATCAATACCTTGACGCTAGCTTACACCCTGTTTGATATCACAGATTCCGCCAGCGGTAGCCCTAAAGGAGTGTCGCAATGA
- a CDS encoding cytochrome c oxidase subunit 3 — MSTQNYQKYYVPTQSPWPIIGAIGLFLIAIGAGTTVQQYAKGGSGGGYLLLSGVAVILFMLVGWFRNVIRESMSGLYSPQMDRSFRQGMSWFIFSEVMFFAAFFGALFYARNIAVPWLAGESNNAMTHAVLWPNFVDTWPLLITPDGKTTQAMPWHGVPLVNTILLLTSSITLHWAHINLERGKRTALKLWLGLTIILGLFFISGQIYEYYHAYTDLNLTLDAGIYGNTFFLLTGFHGTHVFLGLVFLSVLLARIISGHFTTNRHFAFQAGSWYWHFVDVVWLCLFVFVYIL; from the coding sequence ATGAGCACGCAGAATTACCAAAAGTACTATGTTCCCACTCAAAGCCCCTGGCCAATTATTGGGGCTATCGGCTTATTTTTAATCGCCATAGGTGCCGGCACGACAGTGCAACAATATGCCAAGGGTGGCAGTGGCGGCGGTTACTTACTACTGAGTGGCGTTGCTGTGATTTTATTTATGTTGGTAGGCTGGTTTAGAAATGTCATTCGAGAATCTATGTCGGGCTTATATTCACCGCAAATGGATAGATCGTTTCGCCAAGGCATGAGTTGGTTTATTTTCTCTGAAGTGATGTTCTTTGCCGCCTTTTTTGGCGCCTTATTTTATGCCCGAAACATTGCCGTCCCTTGGCTTGCTGGCGAGAGCAATAATGCTATGACACATGCCGTGCTGTGGCCCAATTTTGTGGATACTTGGCCACTACTTATCACCCCTGACGGTAAGACCACTCAAGCTATGCCTTGGCATGGCGTCCCGTTAGTCAACACCATCTTGCTACTCACCTCTTCCATTACCTTACATTGGGCTCATATCAATCTTGAGCGCGGTAAGCGCACCGCTTTAAAGCTCTGGTTAGGCTTAACGATTATTCTTGGTTTGTTTTTTATCAGTGGTCAAATCTATGAGTATTACCATGCCTATACCGATTTAAATCTCACTTTAGATGCTGGGATTTATGGCAATACCTTCTTCTTACTCACGGGCTTTCATGGTACCCATGTGTTCTTAGGCTTAGTGTTTTTAAGTGTGCTATTGGCGCGGATTATCAGTGGTCATTTTACCACTAATCGACATTTTGCCTTCCAAGCAGGAAGTTGGTATTGGCACTTTGTCGATGTGGTTTGGCTATGCCTATTCGTGTTTGTTTATATCTTATAA
- the potE gene encoding putrescine-ornithine antiporter, whose product MASESNKMGLIGLTTIVTVNMMGSGIILLPSSLAQTGAISLLAWLVTTVGAMCIAYSFAKCGMYCNKDGGMSAYSAEAHGKSSFFIASYTYYVCLVISAVAIAVSAVGYLEAFIPWLKQTPVHTFIGVVVILIATMFANFKGPKLTGQISTFTVWGIIIPVVGLSVIGWFWFSPKMFSEAWNPHNVSTLGAISSGIALTLWAFLGIESAGANSGAVENPQRNVPLAVMLATSFTAVVYIASTAVIQGIIPNAELANSNAPFGLVYAHMFNPIVGQVITALAVIACIGSLLGWQFTNAQVSRAAADIRLFPKIFGEVTKDNAPVKGMLIMLALELALAVMTISPNLVKQFNVLVNLAVFINMVPYILSMTGLEVILRNSKVSPSEYRTGAIVGTLAVLYSIYGVYACGQEAVFYGVIVTFIGYIFYGFIAGRDAHENIMRS is encoded by the coding sequence ATGGCGTCCGAGTCAAATAAGATGGGACTAATAGGTCTCACTACCATAGTGACCGTCAATATGATGGGATCTGGTATTATTTTACTACCCTCAAGCCTAGCCCAAACAGGAGCCATATCTCTGTTGGCTTGGCTCGTTACAACAGTCGGTGCCATGTGTATTGCTTACTCTTTTGCTAAGTGCGGCATGTACTGTAATAAAGATGGTGGTATGTCTGCCTATTCCGCCGAAGCCCATGGTAAATCATCATTTTTTATTGCTTCATATACCTATTATGTCTGCCTAGTCATTAGCGCAGTAGCCATTGCAGTATCTGCGGTAGGTTATCTTGAAGCCTTTATTCCTTGGCTTAAACAAACCCCAGTGCACACCTTTATTGGTGTGGTCGTTATTTTAATAGCGACTATGTTTGCTAACTTTAAAGGCCCTAAACTTACCGGTCAGATTTCAACCTTCACAGTATGGGGCATTATTATCCCCGTAGTTGGTTTATCGGTAATAGGTTGGTTTTGGTTTAGTCCAAAGATGTTTAGCGAAGCTTGGAATCCACACAACGTCAGCACCCTAGGGGCAATTTCATCCGGTATAGCCTTAACTCTATGGGCATTCCTAGGCATTGAATCTGCTGGCGCTAACTCTGGTGCCGTAGAAAACCCACAAAGAAACGTTCCTTTAGCCGTGATGTTAGCGACCAGCTTTACTGCCGTGGTTTATATCGCCTCCACTGCAGTTATCCAAGGCATTATCCCTAATGCAGAATTAGCCAACTCGAATGCTCCGTTCGGCTTAGTCTATGCTCACATGTTTAATCCTATCGTTGGTCAAGTCATTACCGCATTAGCAGTAATTGCTTGTATCGGTTCTTTACTCGGTTGGCAATTTACCAATGCCCAGGTATCTCGCGCTGCGGCAGATATTCGTCTGTTCCCTAAAATATTTGGTGAAGTCACTAAAGATAATGCGCCAGTTAAAGGCATGCTGATCATGCTTGCCCTTGAGTTAGCCTTAGCCGTCATGACCATTTCACCCAATCTGGTTAAACAGTTTAACGTCTTGGTGAATCTAGCCGTATTTATCAATATGGTGCCTTACATTCTTTCAATGACAGGGCTCGAAGTTATCTTACGCAATAGTAAAGTGAGCCCTAGTGAATATCGCACTGGCGCTATCGTAGGTACCTTGGCAGTGCTTTACAGTATTTATGGTGTGTATGCTTGCGGACAAGAAGCGGTGTTTTATGGGGTGATAGTGACCTTCATCGGCTATATCTTTTACGGCTTTATTGCTGGACGAGATGCCCATGAAAATATCATGCGCTCTTAG
- a CDS encoding SulA-like leucine-rich domain-containing protein, which yields MTTKTVNSAGHPGLWCANTRRVHQTMIESLPTHSQGRIELEKIAPQLVRLSHQGQWIVLINPPNIGYKTMLAAAGVRLDRVLLVKAKDEVEALWASEIALTNGTCSAVLTWVSMLDQRDQRRMQLVERNARAIGFIFEHTNLTGSDELAFKAPQTLLRAMH from the coding sequence ATGACCACCAAAACAGTAAATTCAGCAGGTCACCCCGGATTATGGTGCGCTAATACTCGGCGCGTTCATCAAACCATGATAGAAAGCTTACCAACCCATAGCCAAGGGCGAATTGAGCTTGAAAAAATTGCCCCACAACTGGTACGTCTCAGTCACCAAGGCCAATGGATAGTCTTAATTAATCCGCCCAACATAGGTTATAAAACCATGTTGGCCGCGGCAGGTGTTCGCTTAGATAGAGTCTTACTCGTAAAAGCCAAAGATGAAGTTGAAGCCTTATGGGCGAGTGAAATTGCCCTTACCAATGGTACCTGCAGCGCCGTATTAACTTGGGTTTCTATGTTAGATCAACGCGATCAGCGCCGCATGCAATTAGTTGAACGCAATGCTCGGGCGATTGGTTTTATTTTTGAACATACCAATTTGACAGGTAGTGATGAACTCGCGTTTAAGGCCCCGCAGACCTTACTGCGTGCCATGCATTAG
- the ctaD gene encoding cytochrome c oxidase subunit I has translation MDSHDNEHSHDHHHEGPPKGLMRWVLTTNHKDIGTLYLWFSFMMFLIGGAMAMVIRAELFQPGLQLVEPNFFNQMTTVHGLIMVFGAVMPAFTGLANWMIPMMIGAPDMALPRMNNWSFWILPFAFLILLSSLFMEGGGPNFGWTFYAPLSTTYSPDSTALFVFSIHIMGISSIMGAINVIVTIVNLRAPGMTWMKLPLFVWTWLITAFLLIAVMPVLAGVVTMVLTDKFFGTSFFDAAGGGDPVMFQHIFWFFGHPEVYIMILPSFGIISAIVPTFSRKPLFGYASMVYATSSIAILSFLVWAHHMFTTGMPVVAELFFMYCTMLIAVPTGVKVFNWVATMWRGALSFEAPMLFAIAFIILFTIGGLSGLMLAITPADFQYHDTYFVVAHFHYVLVTGAIFSIMAAAYYWLPKWTGRMYSERLARWHFWSSVISVNVLFFPMHFLGLAGMPRRIPDYALQFADINQIVSIGGFAFGLSQLIFLVLVIKCIRSGAPAPAKPWEGAEGLEWTLPSPAPYHSFTTPPTIEPVVRHG, from the coding sequence ATGGACAGTCATGATAATGAACATTCTCATGATCATCACCACGAAGGTCCACCCAAAGGATTAATGCGCTGGGTACTGACCACCAACCACAAGGATATTGGCACCTTGTATTTGTGGTTCAGTTTTATGATGTTTTTAATCGGCGGCGCCATGGCCATGGTGATCCGCGCCGAGTTATTTCAACCCGGTTTACAATTAGTTGAACCTAACTTTTTTAACCAGATGACCACAGTTCACGGACTCATCATGGTGTTTGGCGCTGTGATGCCAGCCTTTACCGGCTTAGCGAACTGGATGATCCCCATGATGATAGGAGCGCCGGATATGGCGCTACCGCGCATGAATAACTGGAGCTTTTGGATTTTACCTTTTGCCTTCTTAATCTTATTAAGTTCACTGTTTATGGAAGGCGGCGGCCCTAATTTCGGCTGGACTTTCTACGCGCCGCTATCAACCACCTATAGCCCAGACTCCACCGCATTATTCGTGTTCTCCATTCATATTATGGGGATAAGCTCCATCATGGGAGCGATTAACGTCATAGTCACCATAGTTAACTTACGCGCCCCAGGTATGACATGGATGAAGCTGCCACTCTTTGTGTGGACTTGGTTAATTACTGCTTTCTTATTGATTGCCGTTATGCCAGTACTGGCAGGGGTTGTCACTATGGTGCTAACCGATAAGTTCTTTGGCACTAGCTTCTTTGATGCCGCGGGCGGCGGCGATCCTGTGATGTTCCAGCATATCTTTTGGTTCTTTGGTCACCCCGAAGTTTACATTATGATTTTGCCATCCTTTGGCATCATTTCCGCCATAGTTCCCACCTTTAGCCGCAAACCCTTATTTGGTTATGCCTCTATGGTTTACGCCACATCCAGTATTGCCATCTTATCCTTCTTAGTGTGGGCGCATCATATGTTCACTACCGGCATGCCCGTCGTTGCCGAGCTGTTCTTTATGTACTGCACTATGCTGATTGCCGTGCCCACAGGGGTAAAAGTGTTTAATTGGGTAGCAACTATGTGGCGCGGCGCATTAAGTTTTGAAGCGCCTATGCTGTTTGCCATCGCCTTTATCATATTATTTACCATTGGTGGATTATCAGGATTAATGCTGGCCATTACCCCAGCGGATTTTCAATACCATGACACCTATTTCGTAGTGGCGCACTTTCACTATGTGCTAGTCACTGGCGCGATATTCTCCATCATGGCCGCCGCTTATTATTGGCTACCCAAATGGACTGGCCGCATGTATAGCGAGCGCTTAGCCCGCTGGCATTTTTGGAGCTCAGTAATTTCAGTTAACGTCTTATTCTTCCCTATGCATTTCTTGGGGCTTGCTGGCATGCCAAGGCGTATTCCCGACTATGCATTGCAATTTGCTGACATTAACCAAATCGTTTCCATCGGCGGCTTTGCTTTTGGCTTATCCCAACTAATTTTCTTAGTGTTAGTGATTAAATGCATTCGTAGTGGAGCGCCCGCCCCCGCCAAACCTTGGGAAGGCGCAGAAGGTTTAGAGTGGACATTACCAAGCCCTGCGCCCTATCACTCCTTTACCACGCCACCAACCATAGAGCCTGTGGTGCGCCATGGATAA
- the mtr gene encoding tryptophan permease → MANHMNAEPAGQSLLGGAMIIAGTTVGAGMFSLPVVSAGMWFSYSVVMLIAIWLIMLLSGLLLLETNLHFKPGVSFDTLTRDTLGQFWRIVTGLSIAFVLYILTYAYISGGGSIVNHSLQSMGINLPQPVAGLVFVAILAGIVLISTKAVDRITTIMLGGMVITFFLAAGNLLIEVEPSRLFDPQGEASFAPYLWAALPFGLASFGYHGNVPSLVKYYGNNHKIIIKTIFLGTFLALVIYLCWLVATMGNIGRIEFISIIKEGGNIGVLVAALDKVMNSEWLTSMLTLFANLAVASSFLGVTLGLFDYLADLFNFDDSYSGRTKTACVTFIPPTLLGLLFPNGFLVAIGFAALAACIWAVIVPALMAYQVRKLYPDYQGFKVAGGNVTIFIVIGFGVLTACCHLLVMAAWLPQYGS, encoded by the coding sequence ATGGCTAATCATATGAATGCCGAGCCAGCAGGACAATCGTTACTGGGGGGCGCCATGATTATTGCGGGGACCACAGTTGGGGCTGGGATGTTCTCATTGCCCGTAGTCAGCGCCGGCATGTGGTTTAGCTATAGCGTAGTGATGTTAATTGCCATTTGGCTGATCATGCTGCTTTCAGGACTCTTATTATTAGAAACCAATCTGCATTTTAAGCCTGGTGTTAGCTTTGATACCTTAACGCGCGATACCTTAGGGCAGTTCTGGCGGATAGTGACTGGGCTATCGATTGCCTTTGTGCTTTATATCTTAACTTATGCTTATATCAGTGGCGGTGGATCGATAGTTAATCATAGCTTGCAAAGCATGGGGATTAACCTACCTCAACCCGTTGCGGGACTAGTATTTGTGGCGATATTAGCGGGTATAGTGCTTATTAGTACTAAGGCGGTCGATCGTATTACCACCATTATGTTAGGTGGTATGGTGATTACCTTTTTCTTAGCCGCAGGTAATTTACTGATTGAAGTTGAGCCTAGCCGCTTATTTGATCCACAAGGTGAAGCTAGCTTTGCTCCTTATTTGTGGGCCGCACTGCCCTTTGGTTTAGCGAGCTTTGGCTATCACGGTAATGTACCAAGCTTGGTAAAGTATTATGGTAATAATCATAAAATAATCATTAAAACCATATTCTTAGGTACCTTCCTTGCCTTGGTTATCTACCTGTGTTGGTTAGTGGCTACCATGGGTAATATAGGTCGAATTGAATTTATTAGTATTATCAAGGAAGGCGGAAATATCGGCGTATTAGTGGCTGCCTTAGATAAAGTGATGAATAGCGAATGGTTAACCAGTATGTTGACCTTGTTTGCTAATCTAGCTGTGGCATCATCCTTCTTAGGGGTTACCTTAGGTTTGTTTGATTATTTGGCTGATTTGTTTAATTTTGATGATAGTTACTCTGGTCGCACCAAAACCGCCTGCGTGACTTTTATTCCACCGACCTTGCTGGGTTTGCTGTTCCCTAACGGCTTTTTAGTGGCAATTGGCTTTGCGGCTTTAGCTGCTTGTATTTGGGCGGTAATAGTTCCAGCGTTAATGGCCTACCAAGTTCGTAAGCTGTATCCTGACTATCAGGGGTTTAAAGTTGCTGGTGGCAATGTCACTATTTTTATTGTGATAGGCTTTGGCGTATTAACCGCTTGTTGCCATTTATTAGTGATGGCGGCTTGGTTGCCGCAATACGGTAGTTAA